The following are encoded in a window of Epilithonimonas zeae genomic DNA:
- a CDS encoding thiamine diphosphokinase produces the protein MRNKALLFINGDSPKSIPNLSDYDLIACTDGAFHYLKQLKFPLDKLSFISGDFDSHTIEEDIIKQSENHQFEIIETPDQNKTDFHKALEIIIEKGFENIDVYGGSGGEQDHFLGNLSVAFAFKDKLNLRFFDEYSSYYFIPKDFSISGVKDKMISLMPFPIAKSIETVGLKWPLYQEDLILGERIGTRNVADSQEVSIQYKEGDLLIFIQK, from the coding sequence ATGAGAAATAAAGCCCTTCTTTTCATCAACGGAGATTCTCCAAAATCCATTCCCAATTTGTCAGATTATGATTTGATTGCTTGTACAGATGGTGCATTTCATTATTTGAAACAATTGAAGTTTCCTTTAGACAAACTTAGCTTTATTTCCGGTGATTTCGATTCTCATACAATTGAAGAAGATATTATTAAACAGTCTGAGAATCATCAGTTTGAAATTATAGAAACGCCTGACCAGAACAAAACGGATTTTCATAAAGCTTTGGAAATCATTATAGAAAAAGGTTTTGAAAATATTGATGTTTATGGCGGTAGTGGAGGAGAACAAGACCACTTTCTGGGGAATCTGAGTGTTGCTTTTGCTTTTAAAGATAAGTTGAACCTTAGGTTTTTTGATGAATATTCGTCCTATTATTTTATTCCTAAAGATTTTTCAATTTCTGGTGTGAAGGATAAAATGATTTCGTTAATGCCTTTCCCTATTGCAAAAAGCATCGAAACAGTTGGTTTGAAATGGCCTTTGTATCAGGAAGATTTAATACTCGGAGAAAGAATCGGCACGAGAAATGTTGCAGATAGTCAAGAAGTTTCAATCCAATATAAAGAAGGTGATTTGCTGATTTTTATCCAGAAATAG
- a CDS encoding cob(I)yrinic acid a,c-diamide adenosyltransferase — protein sequence MKIYTKTGDKGETGLYGGSRISKASARVESYGNIDELNANIGVAKSHIDDKGVINQLKKIQFDLFTVGSEASTPIDKLFLANGKARLPLVISDKEIEELEIWMDEMETKLEPLQYFILPGGGKAATFLHVARTVCRRTERSLVFLNQSEEVRAELIKYLNRLSDYLFVLARYVSKLNNESEEYWNPNDRS from the coding sequence ATGAAAATATATACAAAAACCGGCGATAAAGGTGAAACCGGACTTTACGGCGGAAGCAGGATCTCCAAAGCCAGTGCAAGAGTAGAATCTTATGGAAATATTGATGAACTGAATGCCAACATTGGCGTTGCAAAATCTCATATCGACGATAAAGGTGTCATTAATCAACTCAAAAAAATCCAATTTGATTTGTTTACAGTTGGTTCCGAAGCTTCGACACCGATTGATAAATTGTTTTTGGCTAATGGAAAAGCAAGGTTGCCATTGGTGATTTCTGACAAAGAAATTGAAGAATTGGAAATTTGGATGGACGAAATGGAAACAAAATTAGAACCTTTGCAATATTTCATTTTACCTGGAGGCGGAAAAGCGGCGACTTTTCTTCACGTGGCGAGAACGGTTTGCAGACGTACGGAAAGAAGTTTGGTTTTCCTTAATCAATCCGAAGAAGTGCGTGCGGAATTAATCAAATATCTGAACCGTTTGTCAGATTATCTTTTTGTTTTGGCAAGATATGTTTCGAAGTTAAATAATGAATCGGAGGAATATTGGAATCCTAATGATAGAAGTTAA
- a CDS encoding ABC transporter ATP-binding protein, giving the protein MVFGTLALTFIGALFAQVNPIVLKYTVDEVTKLTQLPHPMSEGIHILILISIILLGKELANIFIQFGQKFYGEKIRINVSSELAQAAIDKILTYRIAYYNDDRHESGKLQIRIDRGIESLTKLVQNFFIDILPLFSTAIIALIVMYMQNLYVGLVSTFVIPIYFYVTSRQAKKLGNVRRTLRNQREQKTSGLLNLINSIMVIKSFVREKFEGRKQYNLQMHLMESQLYTRRTSFIFDGLKTFIEQFGVVLIILLTVYLVLDQQMTIGAIMLHIMLFNNVSAPIRQLHRIYDDMNDAFIYAEGYFEILNDDDETEPNGTINNIPIQGNFEIKNVDFTYPNGMKALKNVSLKIENGKTTALVGLSGAGKSTIINLLCKFYEPDSGEILLDGNNLNDFDNDYLRDDLGLVLQKNHIFKGSIEDNIRYGNLHATLEEIKEAATKAYLHEQILDLPDGYNHDATQLSGGQQQRIAIARLFLKNPPIIFLDEPTASLDAIATEQIKNSLDAIKKDRTVIIISHSLSQILDSDMIYVMKKGEVVENGTHEELYEKEGTYREIFDASARSLNLDRLVKTYKDE; this is encoded by the coding sequence ATGGTTTTCGGAACTTTAGCTTTGACTTTTATTGGTGCATTATTTGCCCAAGTCAACCCGATTGTTTTGAAATATACGGTGGATGAAGTGACGAAACTAACGCAGCTTCCTCATCCGATGTCGGAAGGCATACACATTTTGATTCTGATTTCCATTATACTTTTAGGAAAAGAACTAGCCAATATTTTCATTCAGTTTGGACAGAAATTTTATGGCGAAAAAATTAGAATTAATGTCAGCTCAGAATTGGCACAAGCGGCGATTGACAAAATCCTGACCTACAGAATTGCTTATTATAATGATGACCGACACGAATCTGGAAAACTCCAAATCCGTATCGACAGAGGAATTGAAAGCTTAACAAAACTCGTTCAGAATTTCTTCATTGATATTTTGCCATTATTTTCAACTGCCATTATTGCTTTGATTGTTATGTATATGCAGAATCTCTACGTTGGTTTGGTTTCGACTTTTGTGATTCCTATCTATTTTTATGTGACTTCCAGACAAGCTAAAAAACTTGGAAACGTCAGGCGAACTTTGAGAAATCAACGCGAGCAAAAAACGTCGGGACTTTTGAATTTGATTAATTCCATAATGGTCATCAAGAGTTTTGTTCGTGAAAAATTTGAAGGGAGAAAACAGTACAATCTTCAGATGCATTTGATGGAAAGTCAGTTGTACACACGCCGAACGAGTTTTATTTTCGATGGTTTGAAGACGTTTATCGAGCAATTTGGTGTTGTTTTGATTATCCTTTTGACGGTTTATTTGGTTCTCGACCAGCAAATGACGATTGGTGCGATTATGCTTCACATTATGTTGTTCAACAACGTTTCTGCGCCTATTCGTCAGCTTCACAGGATTTATGATGATATGAATGATGCGTTCATCTATGCCGAAGGTTATTTCGAAATTCTAAATGACGACGACGAAACGGAACCAAACGGAACTATCAACAACATCCCAATCCAAGGTAATTTTGAAATCAAAAATGTCGATTTCACTTATCCGAACGGGATGAAAGCTTTGAAAAATGTTTCTCTCAAAATCGAAAATGGAAAAACCACAGCTTTGGTTGGATTGAGTGGCGCAGGAAAATCCACGATTATCAATTTGCTTTGTAAATTTTATGAACCTGATTCGGGGGAAATTCTTTTGGATGGCAACAATCTGAATGATTTTGATAATGATTATCTGCGTGATGACCTCGGTTTGGTGCTTCAGAAAAATCACATTTTCAAAGGAAGTATTGAGGATAATATTCGTTACGGAAATCTTCACGCCACTTTAGAAGAAATCAAAGAAGCGGCAACAAAAGCTTATCTTCACGAGCAGATTTTGGATTTACCGGATGGTTACAATCACGACGCCACACAACTTTCTGGAGGTCAGCAACAGAGAATCGCCATCGCCAGATTATTCCTGAAAAATCCACCAATTATTTTTCTTGATGAACCAACGGCGAGTCTGGATGCGATTGCAACAGAACAAATCAAAAATTCTTTGGATGCAATTAAAAAAGATAGGACTGTGATTATTATTTCGCATTCGTTGTCACAAATTTTGGATTCTGATATGATTTATGTGATGAAGAAAGGCGAAGTGGTGGAAAACGGAACGCACGAAGAATTGTACGAAAAAGAAGGAACTTATCGAGAAATTTTTGATGCTTCCGCCAGAAGTTTGAATCTTGACAGATTGGTAAAAACTTATAAAGATGAATAA
- a CDS encoding helix-turn-helix transcriptional regulator, which yields MNEDHYIKKIDRVTSILTQLQTKSIVRAQDLADKFDVSIRTIYRDIKTLENAGIPVFGEAGSGYSLVDGYKLPPVMFTKEEVLSFITAEKLMQKFSHESLDSHYNSAMEKVKAVIRNSEKNMVQNIENQIDIYTHRPEKPDAIKNIIPTILESIAEKNQLKIHYQNVKDEASERIIEAVGIFYEVNYWYMMAFCTMRKDFRQFRIDRILKIEKTKNQFLQNYGNIADYRKKSDEKKVQIKLLVEKKIMPHIVNSKIYYGLTAEEETENGMLMTFETEWIDEGFPRWLITFLDFAEILEPKYLKDTMNGLMNKISNNLNKK from the coding sequence ATGAACGAAGACCATTACATAAAAAAAATAGATCGAGTTACTTCGATTCTGACGCAACTTCAAACTAAATCCATTGTCCGTGCACAGGATTTGGCGGATAAATTTGATGTGAGTATTAGGACGATTTACAGAGATATCAAGACATTGGAAAATGCAGGAATTCCGGTTTTTGGAGAAGCTGGTTCGGGTTATTCTTTGGTGGATGGCTACAAACTTCCACCCGTGATGTTTACGAAAGAAGAAGTTTTGAGCTTCATCACAGCAGAAAAACTGATGCAGAAATTTTCTCACGAAAGTCTCGATTCTCATTACAATTCTGCGATGGAAAAAGTGAAAGCAGTCATTCGAAACTCGGAGAAAAATATGGTTCAGAATATTGAAAATCAAATCGATATTTATACGCATCGACCAGAAAAACCAGATGCTATCAAGAATATTATTCCTACGATTTTGGAAAGCATCGCCGAAAAAAATCAGTTAAAAATCCACTATCAAAACGTCAAAGATGAAGCCAGCGAAAGAATCATAGAAGCGGTTGGAATTTTCTATGAAGTGAATTATTGGTATATGATGGCTTTTTGTACGATGCGAAAAGATTTCCGACAATTTCGGATTGACAGGATTTTGAAAATCGAGAAAACGAAGAATCAATTTTTGCAGAATTATGGGAATATCGCAGATTACAGGAAAAAATCTGACGAGAAAAAAGTACAGATCAAACTTTTGGTTGAAAAGAAAATAATGCCTCATATCGTGAATTCCAAAATATATTATGGCTTGACTGCCGAAGAAGAAACCGAAAACGGAATGCTGATGACTTTCGAAACAGAATGGATTGATGAAGGTTTTCCACGTTGGCTGATCACATTTCTAGACTTTGCAGAGATCCTTGAACCCAAATACCTCAAAGACACAATGAATGGTTTGATGAACAAAATTTCTAATAATTTGAATAAAAAATAA
- a CDS encoding DinB family protein — MNADVKVLDSQQLLIHWQGHRNLTRRVIEAFPEKDLFEFSIGGMRPFAKLALELLAIGGPALKSIVEGTINEFDESFNPTTKAEILAKWDEETETINEYFSQISEERFQEMFNLFGQYEFPIYQNILYFVDNEIHHRGQGYVYLRALGIEPPFFWERQR, encoded by the coding sequence ATGAACGCAGACGTAAAAGTCCTGGACTCACAACAACTTTTAATCCATTGGCAAGGACACAGAAATCTTACCAGAAGAGTGATTGAAGCTTTTCCTGAAAAAGATTTATTTGAGTTTTCAATTGGCGGAATGAGACCTTTCGCAAAATTGGCTTTAGAATTATTGGCAATTGGCGGACCTGCTTTGAAATCAATTGTTGAAGGAACAATTAATGAATTTGATGAATCTTTCAATCCAACTACTAAAGCTGAAATCCTTGCTAAATGGGACGAAGAAACAGAAACCATCAACGAGTATTTTTCTCAAATTTCAGAAGAACGTTTTCAGGAGATGTTCAATCTTTTTGGACAATATGAATTTCCAATTTATCAGAATATTCTATATTTTGTTGATAATGAGATTCATCACAGAGGTCAAGGTTATGTTTATCTGAGAGCCCTGGGAATTGAACCTCCGTTTTTCTGGGAAAGACAACGATAA